The genomic interval TGTCCAGAAAGTCTGTGCCCTGTCTTCTGTCATCTGTGTTCTGTTCTTTCAGATACTGGGCAAATCCCTTTATGCTACCAAGTGGATTTCTTATCTCATGCGCAAGAACAGATGCCATTTCTCCAATCGCTGCAAATCTTTCTCTTTCTGCCATCTTCATCCTCAACTCATCCGAATATCTCGATGCCCTGACAAAAAAGTAGCCAACTATCCAAAGAACAGCTATTATAAAAGCCATTCCTGATACATGAAGTCTCGCCTGCCTTACAATCCCCTGTGCCGGATATGTGTGGAGGGCAAGTCTCAGCACTCTTTCTGAATTATGGATATGCACAGGAAAATCAAGGACAAAGACCCTCTCTCCTGTACCAAGTGTAATATAAGCATGGGAGGGTATCCCTGTATCAATTACTTTTTTAAGATTTCTATCCTGCACCTGTTTGCCTATCAACTTCTCATTTGAATGGAGAATCGTCATGCTATTCTTATCGTACAGGGCTATAAATGCAATGCCTTCCCATTTGCTTTCTGTGATTATTTCTTTAAAAATATTTTTCAAATCATAACTATTATTCAGAGATGTCTCAAGACTTACTGCTATACCAAGTGCCTGAAGATTTAGAGAGTCTTCAGCAGCCTTTATGGAATTTCTATAGATCAAAAAAGCACTTATAGCTGTAACAATAGTGGCAAATATAATTACTATAATAAGATAAAAGTAGTTCCCTCTGATATGTGTATCATGCATATTATATGTGTATCATGCATATTACCTATTTTACATAAATATTATGGCTGCCTGTATTTCATATACAAGATTATATCCACCGTTACCATTAATCCGTTGAGCATATAGAGATATACCACTGCATCGTAGTTATATAGAATCTTGTGCAGTATCCCTGCTATGTAACCGAAAAGCACAATTATAAGAAAAGGCAGGCTCTTGCCTCTTACTTCTTTATACCGCAGAGACTTGTAAATAGAAAATGGCCATGCAGCACCAAAACATAACAACATGCTAATCTCAAAGATGCTCATGTGTTGATAATGTAGCATATTTTCTTACATCTGTCCAAAATAAGAGATGCTTCACTTTGAGATTCTTCAGTCGCTTCGCTCCTTCGGAATGACAAATGGTAAACTGGTGAAGGGGTGAAATGGTTATCTTATTATGGCATTCCAATGCCATCAATCTGCGCTCCACACCTCGGACATTTTGAACCATTCATTCTGATAGTAGTCAGAGAAAACCCGAATCTCTCTATAAGTAATTCCCCGCACAAATAGCAGTAGGTATTCTCACCGCCCTCACCCGGGACATTACCTTCATAGACATATTTCAGGCCAACATTCAATCCTGTATCCCTTGCCATCCTTAATGTCTTTATCGGGGTTCTTGGTTGGTCTGTTAATTTATATGTTGGATAAAATTGAGTTACATGCCATGGCATTGCAGGGTCAATGGATTTTATAAATTCCGCAACCCATCTCAAAAAATCTTCAGAATCATTATAAGTCGGGATAATAAGAGTCGTCACTTCCACCCAGACACCAAGCTCTTTCATCAATCTAATAGTGTCTAAAACAGGCCGAAGCCTTGCACCTGAAATCTTCTTGTAGAAATTATCATCACCTTTCAAATCAA from Dissulfurispira thermophila carries:
- a CDS encoding two-component system sensor histidine kinase NtrB, with the translated sequence MHDTHIRGNYFYLIIVIIFATIVTAISAFLIYRNSIKAAEDSLNLQALGIAVSLETSLNNSYDLKNIFKEIITESKWEGIAFIALYDKNSMTILHSNEKLIGKQVQDRNLKKVIDTGIPSHAYITLGTGERVFVLDFPVHIHNSERVLRLALHTYPAQGIVRQARLHVSGMAFIIAVLWIVGYFFVRASRYSDELRMKMAERERFAAIGEMASVLAHEIRNPLGSIKGFAQYLKEQNTDDRRQGTDFLDIIVSESKRLEALTEDLLMYAKPVEVKCEDFDVLDLINEVVKSMQSHKNVDITVSVHEGIKIKSDSTKLKQILMNILQNAIDAESKVIDIKADFMNNKIAILISDDGCGMSREVRENAFKPFFTTKTKGTGLGLAIVDKLTKAIGGEVEIKSEHQKGTVFKIVIPKNLI